A region of Kribbella sp. NBC_01245 DNA encodes the following proteins:
- a CDS encoding YciI family protein: MKKYMLGIYQPDGVVPPPEFLEPVMAKLEVWHDELREAGAWVFSGGLTPASSATVLRHRDGENLVTDGPFAEGKEHLGGFTIISVSDLDAAMDWGGRLAEILAPLSIEVWPMEHGSCASPDDRPAE, from the coding sequence ATGAAGAAGTACATGTTGGGCATCTATCAGCCGGATGGCGTGGTCCCACCGCCGGAGTTTCTCGAGCCGGTGATGGCGAAGCTCGAGGTGTGGCATGACGAACTGCGCGAGGCCGGCGCCTGGGTGTTCTCGGGGGGTTTGACGCCTGCGAGTTCGGCGACGGTGCTGCGGCATCGCGACGGGGAGAACCTGGTCACCGACGGGCCGTTCGCGGAGGGGAAGGAGCACCTCGGTGGGTTCACGATCATCAGCGTGTCTGACCTGGACGCGGCGATGGATTGGGGTGGGCGGCTGGCCGAGATCCTGGCGCCGCTGTCGATCGAGGTCTGGCCGATGGAGCACGGCTCGTGCGCGAGTCCGGACGACCGTCCCGCCGAATGA